A single window of Pseudophryne corroboree isolate aPseCor3 chromosome 5, aPseCor3.hap2, whole genome shotgun sequence DNA harbors:
- the LOC134929451 gene encoding 7-alpha-hydroxycholest-4-en-3-one 12-alpha-hydroxylase-like, with protein MGLLIPVLLAVLVSLLGGLYMLGMFRKRRPNEPPLDKGSIPWLGYALDFRNNSANFLQKMQKKHGDIFTVQIAGYYFTFVTDPLSFGPIVKEARTKLDFEQFAIELVARVFGYHAIQNDHKMLEKASTKHLMGDGLVDMTQAMMDNLQNLMLHNIGSGSGEKKWHQDGLFNYSYNIVFRAGYLALFGNEPAKGKEGIEKAKKVDRESSDKLFTEFRKYDRLFPRLAYAVLPPKDKLEAERLKRFFWNILSIKRTLQKENISGWITDQFQYRAENGMPEYMQDRFMFLLLWASQGNTGPSCFWLLLYLMKHPEAMEAVSEEVIKVIKETRQEVKPGSPPINLTRDMLLKTPILDSVVEETLRLTAAPVLIRAVKENMNLKMSSGKEYAIRKGDRVALFPYTAVQMDPEVHPEPEKFKYNRFLNDDGTKKNDFYKNGKRLKFFTMPWGAGTTICPGRFFATNELKQFVFLMLTYFEFELVNPKEEIPGIDANRWGFGSMQPTHDVQFKYRLRY; from the coding sequence ATGGGCCTGTTGATCCCAGTCCTTCTGGCTGTGTTGGTTTCCCTTCTTGGAGGCCTCTACATGTTAGGGATGTTCCGGAAGAGGAGACCGAATGAGCCTCCCCTAGACAAAGGCAGTATTCCATGGTTGGGTTACGCTCTGGACTTCAGAAACAACAGTGCAAACTTTCTGCAGAAGATGCAGAAAAAACATGGAGACATTTTCACTGTCCAGATTGCCGGCTATTACTTCACATTCGTAACAGACCCACTTTCATTTGGGCCCATTGTAAAGGAAGCCAGGACAAAGCTGGACTTTGAGCAGTTTGCAATAGAGTTGGTGGCCAGAGTATTTGGCTATCATGCTATACAAAATGACCACAAAATGCTCGAGAAGGCAAGCACAAAGCATCTCATGGGTGATGGGCTAGTAGACATGACCCAAGCAATGATGGACAACCTCCAAAACTTGATGCTTCACAACATTGGCTCTGGGAGTGGTGAAAAAAAATGGCACCAAGACGGGCTTTTCAATTACAGCTACAATATTGTATTCCGGGCTGGTTATCTTGCTTTATTTGGTAATGAGCCAGCTAAAGGCAAAGAAGGCATAGAAAAGGCCAAGAAAGTTGATCGGGAAAGTTCAGACAAGTTGTTTACCGAGTTTCGAAAGTATGATCGCCTGTTTCCACGTCTGGCGTATGCTGTTCTTCCTCCAAAAGACAAGTTAGAGGCTGAGAGACTTAAACGATTTTTCTGGAATATACTGTCTATTAAGAGAACCCTGCAGAAAGAAAATATAAGTGGGTGGATCACAGATCAGTTCCAATATCGAGCAGAAAATGGGATGCCAGAGTATATGCAGGACAGGTTCATGTTTCTTCTTCTCTGGGCCTCCCAAGGTAATACAGGTCCATCTTGCTTCTGGCTACTTCTCTACTTAATGAAGCATCCTGAAGCTATGGAGGCTGTCAGTGAAGAGGTAATAAAGGTAATTAAAGAAACGAGACAAGAAGTAAAACCGGGAAGCCCTCCCATCAATCTCACCAGAGATATGCTACTGAAGACCCCCATTCTGGACAGCGTTGTGGAAGAGACCTTGCGGCTGACGGCTGCTCCTGTCCTGATTAGAGCGGTGAAGGAGAACATGAACCTCAAGATGTCCAGTGGGAAAGAGTATGCCATTCGTAAAGGGGACAGAGTTGCCCTTTTCCCCTACACAGCTGTTCAAATGGATCCAGAAGTGCATCCAGAACCAGAGAAGTTCAAGTACAACCGTTTCCTAAATGACGACGGCACTAAAAAAAATGATTTCTACAAGAACGGGAAGCGGCTGAAGTTCTTCACAATGCCATGGGGAGCAGGAACCACCATTTGCCCCGGTCGTTTCTTTGCTACCAATGAACTGAAACAGTTTGTGTTTCTTATGTTGACATATTTTGAATTTGAGCTTGTGAATCCCAAAGAAGAGATTCCAGGCATCGATGCAAATCGATGGGGTTTTGGCTCAATGCAACCTACGCACGACGTCCAGTTCAAGTATCGATTACGCTACTAG